The following nucleotide sequence is from Acetobacteroides hydrogenigenes.
ACCGATCATCGGCATCAGCATCTACAAAAACCTTTATGTCCATTAGGTCTCGCAGTTCCTCGCAGGTAAAAATGAGAATGCCTTCGACTATAACAATATGGCGAGGTTCTATAGGAATTGTTTCTTCGGCACGCGTACAGGTAAGGTACGAGTATATCGGTTGTTTTACGGTGATTCCAGCCTTCAACTTTTTGATATGGTCAACGAGCAGCTCAAACTCTATCGATTCGGGATGGTCGAAGTTCATCTCCAGCCGTTCCTCCAACGGCAAATGGCTGCTATCCTTGTAGTATGAATCTTGAGGGATAACAATCACCTCCCCATCAGGAAGCAAATCCACGATTTTCCGAACAACGGTAGTTTTTCCGGATCCTGTTCCTCCGGCAATTCCTATAACTAGCATGCGTACTTTTTTGGAATAAAAATAGAAAGATATTGTAAAAAAGCATCACATTTTAAGACACAATTGCCTTTTAAAGTTTACCTCTTACGCTAACTTCGCGGAAAATTAATCTAGTAAGCAAATGGCAAACCTTTACCCACTAAAATTTGACCCCATACTTAAAGAAAGGATTTGGGGAGGAAATAAGCTTAACACCGTTCTTGGAAAGAAGCTCCCTGCTAACAAAAAAATTGGAGAAAGCTGGGAGCTATCGGCAGTAGAAGGCGACATATCGGTTGTGTCGAACGGCTTCCTAAAGGGCAACGACCTGCAAGAGCTTATTGAAATTTACATGGGCGATCTGGTTGGCGAAAAGGTGTACGAAAAATACGGAGACGAATTCCCGCTTCTTATTAAGCTTATCGATGCGTCCGACGACCTGTCAATTCAGGTTCATCCAAACGACGAGCTTGCCCAAAAGCGGCACGATTCCTTCGGAAAAACCGAGATGTGGTACGTTATTGGCCACGACAAGGATGCCAAAATATATGTTGGATTCAATCAACCTGTTGATAAAGATACGTACGTTAAGCACCTCAACGATGGAAAGCTTACCGATTTGCTCAACGTAGAAACCTCGGCTAAAGGCGACACCTTCTTTATCCCATCGGGCCGAATACACGCCATTGGAAAAGGAAACCTACTTGCCGAGATACAGCAAACCTCCAACATCACCTACCGCATGTACGACTGGGATCGCGTTGACGACAACGGTCAGCCACGCGAGCTGCACACCGAGCTCGCTGTTGACGCCATCGACTACAGCTTTCAACCAAAGTATAAGACAGATTACGAAGCAAAAGAAAATCAGTCGAACACGCTGGTAGAATGCCCCTACTTTACCACCAACCTAATAAAGCTAAACAAGGGGAAAGGTCTCGAAACCGACTATGCCATGCTCGACTCCTTCGTTATTTACATAGTGCTGCAAGGTGACGTTGAGCTTAGCTTTAAAGATGGCGTAGAATCGGCAAAAGCCGGAGACACGCTGCTGCTACCTGCAACAATGGAGCAGGTGACCGTATCAGCGAAAAGCGATACCGAAATTTTAGAAGTATACGTAAAGCTATAAAAGGTAGGCAAGAGGAGAAGCAGGCTCCTCTTGCCTATTTTTCTTCGCTAAATGCAACATTCACTTCCTACAACAGGAAAAAAATTATCTTTTTTTTACTATACTTGCTCTCTGTTAAAAAACAAAGATTTTAAACCGATCGGGTTCTAAAGGGAATTCAAACTATGAAACACCTACTTGTTACAACTCTTGCATTCTTATGCATTGTGCCTTGCTTTGGACAAATGATCGATCCTCTTGACGAGTCTAAGACTCGTGAGAAGAATCAGGCAAATAAGATATACAAGGCTATACAATGGAGCTACAAGTACGAGAATGGCAAACCATCACCAAACGGAAGCATTAGCGTTGTCACGGTTTACGACAAGCAGGGCTACCCCATTGAGGTTACCAACTACAACTCCGGCAAAATATCTACCGTCCAAAAGTACTCCTACGACCTGAAGGGCAACAAGTCGGAGTACACCAACTTTGATGCCGACAAGAATAAGAAGATATACTCGGTATCCTTTGCCTACAACGCGCAAGGCCTACTAACCCGCGAAGATGGCTTCGATGGGCTATCACCATACCACATTGAGTACAGTTACGACTCTACCAACCAAATTACCAAGATCGTTAAGTTAGATGCTAATAAGGCTGTAGAAGAGCAATGGGACTACTCCTACGCTGATACAGTAAGCCAAATATGCATCACAAAAAAGGGCAGGCTCACCTACAAACAACGAATCACCAAGAACGCGAAAGGGCAAAAACTTGAGGAGGTAAAGTTTGACGCCAACGGGAAAGAGCTAAAGAAGACCACCTACAACTACTCCTCGAACGGGCAAATCGACAAGCGCGACGAGTACGTTGGGGGCAACAAGCGCTACACCCACCATTACATCTACGATGGCGACAACAAGCTTGTGCAGGTCATTCAGAAAGAGCCTACAGGAAAAGAATTCCCCTACAGCACCTACAAGTACGACTCTAAAGGCAACCTACTACAGGAGCAATGGAGCGAAAATAAGGGTGCCGAGTACTCGAAAAAGGAGTCAACCTACGACCAAAAGGATATCCTAAAGGAAGTAGACACCTACTACGCTCCATACGAGTACCAGGTTCTGTACAAGTACACCTACGAGTTCTACCAGTAATACAACAACCAATGAGCTTAGACAAAAGCGTGCTTATTGCACAAAAAGAAGAAATTACAGGATATACCATATACAACAAGCTGGCTAAAGCCGAAAAAGATCCTCACAACGCACAGATATTTCGCGACATTGCAGAGCAGGAACTAAAGCACTACCAGATGCTCAGGGAGATCTCCAAAGTTGATGTAAAACCTAGCCAATGGAGCATCTTTAAAAGCTACTATGTTGCCCGAATACTTGGCGTAACCTTTGGCGTTAAGTTGATGGAGAAGAACGAGCAAAAAGCCCAAAAGGCTTACGACGAGCTCGAGCAGCACTACGCTTTCGTTGCCCAAATCCGCGAGGACGAGGAGAAGCACGAAAAGCAGCTCATCGAAATGATCAACGAGGAAAAGCTTAAGTACGTTGGATCTATCGTTCTTGGTCTAAACGATGCCCTTGTTGAGCTTACCGGTGCCCTTGCGGGATTAACCTTTGCGCTACAGAACAGCCGACTAACGGCCCTTGCAGGTTTGGTTACCGGCATTGCAGCCACCTTCTCGATGGCCGCATCATCGTACCTATCGTCGAAGGCCGATGGCGAAGAGGATGCGCTAAAATCGGCCAGTTACACTGGCATTGCCTACCTGGTTACCGTAGCGCTACTGGTAGCGCCTTACCTACTGCTCGAAAGCGGACTAATGGCCCTTGGCTGCATGATTGCCATCGCCATTTTTATCATCTTCATCTTTAACTACTACATTTCGATTGCGAAGGATCTCAACTTTAAGAGGCGCTTCATGGAGATGGCCATCATCAGCATTTCGGTTGCCGGATTCTCGTTCCTCCTCGGATTTGTGCTTAAGCAGTTCCTTGGGGTCGACGCCTAAACGGCCACATACCTTATAAAATATAAGCGCGTGCTACTCAGAGTAGCACGCGCTTATATTTTTGCCGCTTACTTCAATAAAAGTGCGGCCAAACACCAACTAGTAGTACTTTTTACAGAGTAAAAAGTAAGTTCCACAAAGCGGATTACGCCTTTCGCATACCGACCAGAAACTTCCCCCCTTCGATAAATGAATTCTGCAAATCAACTAGCAATTTTCACGAACCGTTTAATGATTTTCGCAAAGCACCCTAACACTTTCGTATACCTGTCGCCAACTTTAGCAAAGCAGCCACAAATTTTCACCTACCGAAAAGCAACTTTCACAGAGCAAACAACGATTTTCGAGCATCAACTTGTACATTTTACCCTACCACCATTGCTGTAGAACTATGGCTTAATCCTCCTTAAACGAGAATTCTCCCCTTTCGAACTGGCCAAACTTCTTGGCTAGGTAACCCACCATTTTGGCGATTTCGGCAAACGAATCGGCGGTTTGCTGCGATATTTCCTTTTTCTGCATGCCCATGAGCAGCTTAGAGTAGAGCGCGTAGAAGCAGTACTCCATATCGTTGGCCAGCTGCTGTGGCACCTTTTCTCGGAAGGATACAATAGCCGGTGTGGCGTTAAAGGCCAGCATGCGGTAGGTATCCTGGTCGGGTTCCTTCAGCAGGCGTTGGTGGAAGTCGTGCAGCTCGCCGATTAGGTATAGGGTGATGAATGGGAAACCGCCCTGCTCCTTCCCCTCCTCGTGGATAATCCGGCAGTAGTCGCGGTACCACTGCAGCTCGGCTTCTGCTTCCGTTTCGGGCAGCTTCAGCGGATCGACCAGCAGCTCGCGGATGCGGCTCTCGTCGAACTTAACCGTGCGCAGCAGATCGGTAAGCTGCCACATAAAGAGGATGTACTCGGCCACATTCTCCTTGCGCTTTTGCGATGATAGCTTCATACGTCGGAGCCCTCCTCGCCCCAGTAGTAGTTCTCCATTAGATCGTCGATATCGCGGCGCTCCTTTTTGGTAGGTCGCCCGGTACCACGATCGCGCTGCACAAAGATTATTGTCTTATTCATCTTCAGTTTTTCCAGTTCCTCCTCCGGCGTAAGGTTTTCGGCGTAGAGGTACACGTTCTTTGCCGGCTGTCGGTTGGCAATAAGCGCCAGCACCTTAAAGGTGTACATCACCGGCATCTTCTTAACGGTGACGATATCGTTCACCTTCACATCGCGCGAGGCCTTAGCCAGCGCCCCGTTAAGGGTAACACGCCCCAGCTTGCAGGCATCGGCCGCATCGGTGCGCGTTTTAAAGGCGCGAATAGACCATAGCCACTTGTCGATTCGTACAGAGGTTACTTCTGCCATATCGGCTACTTTTTATTGTAAAAGTTCATGGTACGCGCTATGCCAATGGTGCCAAAGCCCTTGATGGCCTCGATGCTATGCTCGATGAGCGCCGGAAGGAGCTTCTCCTCCTCCTCGGTCCAGCGGCCTAGCACGTAGTCCACCTGCTTTCCCTTGGCAAACGTATCGCCAATGCCGAAGCGTAGGCGGGCATAGCTCTGCGTACCCAGTATCTCGTTAATGTGCTTTAGCCCGTTATGGCCGCCATCGCTTCCCTTTTCGCGGATGCGGATGGAGCCTATGGGCAGCGCAATATCATCAACAATAACAAACACGTTTTCGAGCGGAATCTTCTCGGCCTGCATCCAGTAGCTCACGGCCTTTCCGCTTAGGTTCATATAGGTCGATGGCTTTAGCAGGATAAAGGTACGCCCCTTATGCTTTGCCTCGGCCACATCGCCGTATCGCTTGGTGGAAAAGGTTGCCTCGGCCGCCTTGGCAAAGGCATCCACCACCTTAAATCCTATGTTATGGCGGGTATTTACGTACTCATCGCCAATATTCCCTAGGCCAACAATTAGGTACTTCAACGCAATAACAGTTTATACTATAGAAGAAAGGCGTTAGGGGATAATACTCCTAACGCCTTGTATCGAATAGCGGTTAATTACTATTTCTTCTTCTTACCAGCTTGTTGAGCAGCAAGAGCAGCAGCTGCTGCAGCACCACGAGCGGCACGAGTCATCTTAACAGCACATACTACGGTGCTCTTTGGGTTAAGAATGGTTACGTTAGGAAACTCGAGTTCTCCAACCATGATAGTCTTACCAAGACCAAGGGTGGTGATGTCGATATCAAGCGTATCAGGAAGATCCTTAATAAGAGCCGAAACCTTTAGCTTACGAGATGAAAGCTGAAGTTTACCCCCTTGCTTAACACCATCTGAGCTACCGTTAAGCTTAACAGGAACTTCGATTACAACTGGTTTATCCTCGGTTACACGGTAGAAGTCGATGTGAAGAACCTCATCGGTAACTGGATGGAACTGCACCTCACGGATAACAGCCTTCTCGCTCTTACCATCGATGTTTAGGTCGATAATGTAAGCGTTTGGAGTGTAAAGGATATCCTTAAGATCCTTCTCAACTACGGTAAAGTTAACGTTTCCGCCATTACCGTAAAGGTTGCAAGGAGTAAGCTCGCTACGGCGAATATCCTTAGCACCTTTCTTTCCTAGGTCGCTACGTAGAGCGCCTTTAAGTTCGATGTTTTGCATTTTGTTTTTGTTTTTGTGTTACTCAGAGCCTAACTCGGCTCCCCATCACACCTTCAACCAAATGAGAAGGCTGATATTTTGAGATCGCAAATATAGTAAATTCTACTGAATGAACGTAGAGCTAATCGACCTATAGTTGTACACCTTATCGATTACATCGGCAAAGTGGTCGGCTACGGTTAGCACCTTAATCTTCGAGGTGTCAACATCAGCACGAAGCGGAATGGTATCGGTAACGCAAACCTCAACCAGCGCCGACTTGTTGATGCGGTCGTAGGCTGGGCCCGACAGTACCGGGTGGGTTACCACCGCACGTACGCTCTTAGCGCCCATCTCCATCATCATATCGGCAGCCATGGTGATGGTACCTGCCGTATCGATCATATCATCGAAAATGATAACGTTCTTACCCTTAACATCGCCGATGGCGGTCATGTGCCCTACCACGTTTGCCTTTTCGCGCTGCTTGTGGCAGATTACCATCGAGGCATCGAGGAATCGCGAGTAGGCATGCGCACGCTTCGCACCACCCATATCAGGAGCTGCAACAGCAAGGTTGTCGAGGTTTAACGACTTTAGGTAAGGAACAAATATTGAGCTTGCATAAAGATGATCAACAGGGACGTCGAAGAAGCCCTGAATTTGATCGGCATGCAAGTCCATGGTCATAATACGATCGACACCCGATGCGCAAAGAAGGTTGGCTACCAGCTTAGCACCAATCGAAACGCGAGGCTTATCCTTACGATCCTGACGAGCCCAACCGAAGTAAGGCATTACCGCCACTACGCGGTGTGCCGAGGCACGCTTTGCAGCGTCAATCATCAGAAACAGCTCAAATAAGTTGTCGGTTGGCGGAAAGGTAGATTGAATGATGAATACAGTACATCCTCTGACGCTCTCGTCGAGGGATGGTTGGAATTCGCCATCGCTAAAGTCGGTGACGGTAGATTTTCCCAGCTCTATTCCGAAGCTTTTGGCAATCTTTTCGGCTAGATAACGTGAGTTTCTTCCGGCGAAGAACTTAATCGTATGCTTTTGGGCCATTGGAGGGGTTAATTTTGTCTTGGTATTTAAAATTGACAGCACAAAGGTATAAAATGAGCGCAAAAATTGCGACAGTAGCTACTTATTTGTGTTAACAAGTTCTATGCAATCATCGATATAGGTCAGCAGTTCGTCGGCCCCTTTCCGCTTGGAGCTCGAGGTGTAAAGCATCGGTGGAAGCTCCTCCCAGCTCTCAAGCAACTTCTCGGAGTAGCAGCGAATGTTATCCCTAAGCACCTCTACCCCTATCTTATCAATTTTGGTGAACACAATGGCAAACGGTATTCCGTGGTTTCCGAGGAGGGTTATAAAATCGACATCGATCTTTTGAGGCTCGAGCCTCGAATCGACCAGCACAAAGAGACAGGTTAACTCGTCGCGCGACTCCAGGTACTTGGTGATGATTTCCGCGAAACCCTGCCTAACGCCTTTGGAAGCTTTAGCGTAACCATACCCGGGCAAATCGACCAAGTACCAGCCGTCGTTCACCAAGAAGTAGTTAATGAGCTTCGTTTTACCGGGCGTTCCCGACACCTTGGCTAGCCCCTTTTGGTTGGTTATATAGTTTATTAGCGACGATTTTCCGACATTCGACCTCCCAATAAAGGCAAACTCGGGGAGGGTTTGCGGTGGACACTGCGAAGCCTTCTCGGCGCTCTTTACGAATACGGCACTCTTTACCTGCATACGGCTAATTTTTGTGCAAAGATAGGAATAATTAGATAGGCGATATGGGATGTATGATGTGCGATGTGGGATTTGCGATGGGGGATTTGCGATGGGGGATGTGAGATGTGCGACAAAAAACGAGCGAACTAGTTCTCGCTCCCTACTCCCTACTCCCTACTCCCTACTCCCTACTCCCTACTCACTCCCTCACTTTTTCCTATCTTTACGGCAAAATCAGCAAGCCATGCCAGTAAAAGTAATTGCATTCGATGCCGACGATACGCTTTGGGTCAACGAGCCCTACTTTCAGGAAACCGAAATGAAGTTTATAGGCCTCCTCGACCACCTGCTGAAACCCCACGAGATATCGCGCGAGCTGCTCAAGACCGAATCGGACAACATTCCGCTTTACGGATACGGGGTAAAGGCCTTTACGCTGTCGATGATCGAAACGGCCCTGCGCATCTCCAACGGAACGCTCGACGCTGAAACCATAGCCCGCATTATTAGCCTTGGAAAGGAGCAGCTAAACCACGAGGTGGAGCTGCTCGAAGGGGTGGAAGAAACCCTAAAGGCCCTGCACGGCCAGTACCGCCTGGTGGTTGCCACCAAGGGCGACCTGCTCGACCAGGAGCGCAAGCTGCGCAAGTCGGGGATCGAAGGCTACTTTCACCACGTAGAGATTATGTCGGAAAAGGCGCCAAGCGACTACCTTAAGCTGCTCAAGCATCTCGACGTGCAGCCCGAGGAGTTTCTGATGGTGGGCAACTCGCTCAAATCGGACATCATCCCGGTGATCAAGCTAGGCGGATACGGCATCCACATCCCCTTCCACACGCACTGGAGCCTCGACAAAACCGACGTAAAGGTTGACAGCCCCCGATTCCGAGAGGTAGCCTCCATCCTTGAGGCAAAAGAGGCCATCGCTAACCTGTAATGCACCTACGAAATGGGCAAATGCGCTGTCTGGAGGGCTAAATGCATCCTCTAGTTTACCAGATGCACGCTCTGGAAGGCTAGATGCACATTCTAACTCTCTAGATGCACAGCCTGGATGACCAGATGCACATTCTAACTAACCAAATGCACATTCTACCTTTCTAAATGCACGCTCTGGAAGACTAGATGCATACTCTAACTTACTAAATGCACAGCCTAACTTACTAAATGCACATTCTAACTATCCAGATGCATAGCCTGAATGACCAAATGCACAGCCTAGCTTACCGAATGCACGCTCTGGAGGGCTAAATACATAGCCTAAACAAGGGTAGGTAAAGAAATCAAAAGAGGAGGCCCCTTGCGGAAAGCCTCCTCTTTTGATTTAGGGGTTACATTAGTCCTGTGCGTTAAGCAGCGCCTTAATCTTGAATTCTAGCACCGAGTTGCCCCAGAGATTTCCCATTTTACCAAATGGATTTATAGTGATCGGAGATCCTTCGATAGGGGGGGTATATGTCTGTTTTTCCATTGCCTTCTTTGGCGAATTTGTATCAAACCCAAAGTTAGCCCCAACAAAAACAGTTCCCAGCTTTAGCTCAAAGCCTACCGCTGCGCCAACAAAAAAGTTGGTATTACTCGAAGACTTTGCCTTCCATGATTGGTTATTGAGAGCAGCAATAGAGCCCGAAGAACTTAAATACTGTAGCCCGACCTTACCCATTACGTAAAGTTCGACCAGCTCTGGGTAGACCTCCACATAGAATTTTGGAGCGGTATAAAAGTTTACCCCCTTATTGCTCGAACGAATAGCGGGCGAATTATTGCCAAAAAATGCATCAAACCCAGAATACTTGCTAGTAGCATACTTCGACAAATCCCAGTTCCCCTTTTTAATAAACTCCGTATAGTTAAGGCCAAACTCCAACCCGAAATGGTCGCGGAGCTCGTTCTTGTCGATATCGGCACCGGTGAAGCGGTACTCGTAGAATAGGCCTCCGTACAAGCTGTTAAAACCTCGCTTAGCGGCATCGCTACCTTTAGGGTTTACCATAGACATTTGAAGCCCCATGTTATGCAGCTGGGCTTTGGCCTTTCCGGCACCTAGTAGCCCAACAATTCCGATCAAAGAAAGAAGTAGTAATCTCTTCATAGCTATTTTTATCGTTTGCACAAATATAAGAAAAAACGGCACTACAGGTAGTAAACGGAACGAATGGCGGTTTTATTACCTTCACCCCAAAAAATCTACCGTTCCAGCAACGGCAAAACCTCGTCACGGTAGCTCTTCCCGACGGGGATAAGCTCGTCGCCCACCTTAACGGCGTTGCCCTCTATGTACTCAACCTTTGCTACGGCAATGATGTACGACTTGTGGATTCGCAGAAAATCGGGGCGCCGCAGCTCGGCCTCCAGCCGCTTCATGGTGTCGTGCGAGGTAATTTTCCCCTTCGCCGTATGAATGATGACGTAATCGCCCAGCCCCTCGATAAAGAAGATTGAGGCCAATGGGATCTTGTAGATACGCTTATCGGCCTTTACGGTAAGGGTTGCACTTTCGGCGGTATGGGGCGCTTCGACCGAGGGGGCAACCGCCAATACGGCCTGCGCGGTGCCCAAGCGCAGGCGCTCGATTGCCTTATTCACCGCCTTAAAGAAGCGCTCGAAGGGGATTGGCTTGAGGAGATAGTCCACCGCATCGAGCTCGAACCCCTCGATGGCATACTCGGGGTATGCGGTGGTGATGATCACCAACGGAGGATTCTTTAGCGAGCGAAGGAAATCTACGCCGGTTAGGGTGGGCATATTGATGTCGAGAAATACCAGATCGACCCCACCCCCGGTTAGGTATGGGATAGCATCCATAGCGCAGGAGCACTTACCCGCTAGCGCTAGCACCGGGATTTGCTCTATGTACTTTTCTACCACCCGCTGGGCTAGCGGTTCGTCGTCGACAATTAGGCAGCGAGCATTCATGGCTGTATGGTTATTTCGGAAGTAAATATACGATCGGTTGCCTGATACGAGGCCGTATGCCTACCGGGGTAGATCAGCTGGAGCCGCTTTACCACGTTGCTTAGCCCTATGCGGCTGCGCTCCTTATCGCCCTTAGTGGTAACGGCTGGGTTGCACGGATTCTCCGTATAGAAGCGTACGGTACCGCCATCGGCATGCAGCACAACCCGAATTGTTGCGTTGGCGCCACCGCAAAGGCCATGCTTAAAGCAGTTTTCGACCAGCGGAAGGAAGAGCAGCGGGGCAATGGGCTGCTGGTCGTCCTCGACCTGCACGTCGAAGAGCACGCGGTTGCCCTCCGAAAGGCGAATCTCCTGCAAGTCGATGTAGGATCGAAGGAAGTCGACCTCCTTGCTCAACGGCACGAAGGGCTGGTTGCACTCGTAGAGCACGTAGCGCATCAACCCCGAGAGCTTAAGGATGTAGGTTGGGGTTTGCGGCGAGGCATCCAACGAAAGGGCATAAATGCTGTTGAGCGCATTGAAGAAGAAGTGGGGGTTGATCTGCGACTTAAGCCCGGTTAGCTCGGCCGCCACCTTTTCGCTCTGAACCGAGCTAAGCCGCTCCCGCATCTCGGCCACCGCCATCGAGTCGGCCATCAGACGGATTATTGAGGTAACCAGGCCCATGATGATCAGCAGCATTGTAAGCGAAGTGGTCATTCCAAAGAATATGCTGTCGAAATACCCTTGTGGGCGATACTTGGTAACCCCAAACGTTTCCCCCATATGGAAGGAGATCGCAATTACTATGTAAATAAGCGCATAGTAGGCTATCAACATCAGCACCACGCTCCCGATGTAGCCCCACAGCTGACGCCGATTGAGCAAGCGCGGAATAAGCTTAAAGTGGTTGTAGTATATGGGAACAATAGTGCTAACGGCAAATAGCAGTATAAACTTTTGGAACGAGCTTACAATAAGCAGCAGCGTCATCAGCAGCAGGTGTGCTGCGATAACTAATCCATGCTGCCGGGCAAAGCAAACGACCTTTTCCATTCCTTCCTTTTTTACACAAAGTAAGAAAAATGACGGCAAACGCCCCTTCCTTTTCGACAAAAACGCGCCATGCTGCGACAAACGACAAGAACGGAAGCAAGTACAGCAATGCACACCCCTTTCCTCCGTTTGCCTACACCTCCGGCATGTTTGTCGAATAAAGTTGAAGTACAGAAGGTAAAGCGAGATGTTTGTGATGGATTTGCAAGGCAACCCGCTAGTCTAGTTGAGCCTTGCAGCAATCTAGCATCTAAAGTCTAACATCTAAAATCAAACGTCCATAAACTATGCAACCAATTGTAGAACTAAACAACGTATCCTTTGCGTATCCAAATGGGGTAAAGGTGCTCAACCGCTTCTCGCTGCGCATTCCGCAGGGGAGCATCTACGGATTCTTAGGGCCCAACGGTTCGGGGAAGAGCACCACCATCCGCGTGGTGATGGGGCTGCTAAAGGCGCAGGAAGGCATCGTAACCGTTTTTGGCGATAGCCACAGTACGAAACGAATCGCCATCCTTTCGCGCATCGGGTCGCTAATTGACACGCCCACCTTTTACGAGCACCTGACGGCCTACCGCAACCTAGAGATCGTAAGGCTGTCACACGATTTACCCCAACAGACCATCGCCGAGGCGCTGCAGCTGGTGGGCCTCAGCGCCACAGCCAAGCTAAAGGTATCGGAGTTCTCGCTAGGCATGAAGCAGCGGCTGGCCCTAGCCATGGCGCTGCTGCCCAAGCCCGAGCTGCTGGTGCTCGACGAGCCATCGAACGGGCTAGACCCCAACGGCATCATCGAGATCCGCGAGCTGCTGATCCGCATCAACCAGCAGCTGGGCACTACCATCTTCGTATCCAGCCACCTGCTCTCGGAGGTAGAAAAGCTCTGCACCCACCTATCCATCATCAACCAGGGGCAGGCGGTGTTCGAGGGCCCCATCGAACAGCTCACCGAGCGCATAGCCACCCAAAAGCGGGTATGGTTTACCGTGGGTAGCACCGAGGGCCTCAGCAGCGTGCTCGACAGGCCGCTGGAGATCCGACAGAATGGCTCCATTAAGGTGGGCTTCGAGTATACTACCGATAGGGAGATTGCCCGCTGCAACCACCAGCTGGTAACGCAGGGGGTGGAGGTGTTTGGCATCCACAAGGAGCACCAAACCCTAGAGGAGATGTACGTGAAGCTGCTCGAGGATAACAAATAGACACAAGAAGCAAGATGCATTTGGCATGTGATTTTGCACATCGCAAATCGTTTATCGCAAACCGAAAATCCGATCAACAATGAGAACCGCACTACAGCAATTCGGCGCTGCCTTTAAGGCCGAAACCATCAAGTCGAAGGGAACTGCAGCCTACTGGCTTACCTACATAGGGCCCTTCTTTATACTGCTCATATTCCTGCTGGGCTTCTACTTTAAGGGGCACCACCTGCTTCCCCCAAAGGTCGATCCTTGGCTACCCTTCATCGCTAAAATTTGGGATGCCGCCGCCATGGTGTTTCTTCCGATGTACCTTATTCTGCTCGCCAGCCAACTGCTGAACCTCGAGCACAAGAACGCCACCTGGAGGCTGGCCTATACCCTACCCTACAGCAAGCACATCATCTTTTGGAGCAAGATGGCCATGCTCTTTACGCTAAACCTATCGGCGCACCTGCTTACGATGCTGCTCACCATTGCAGCTGGGATGCTGCTAGCCTTCATTAAGCCAGACTTAGGGTTTATCCTATCGGCCATACCGTGGCAGCACTGCGCTGCGCTT
It contains:
- a CDS encoding ABC transporter ATP-binding protein → MQPIVELNNVSFAYPNGVKVLNRFSLRIPQGSIYGFLGPNGSGKSTTIRVVMGLLKAQEGIVTVFGDSHSTKRIAILSRIGSLIDTPTFYEHLTAYRNLEIVRLSHDLPQQTIAEALQLVGLSATAKLKVSEFSLGMKQRLALAMALLPKPELLVLDEPSNGLDPNGIIEIRELLIRINQQLGTTIFVSSHLLSEVEKLCTHLSIINQGQAVFEGPIEQLTERIATQKRVWFTVGSTEGLSSVLDRPLEIRQNGSIKVGFEYTTDREIARCNHQLVTQGVEVFGIHKEHQTLEEMYVKLLEDNK
- a CDS encoding LytR/AlgR family response regulator transcription factor, with product MNARCLIVDDEPLAQRVVEKYIEQIPVLALAGKCSCAMDAIPYLTGGGVDLVFLDINMPTLTGVDFLRSLKNPPLVIITTAYPEYAIEGFELDAVDYLLKPIPFERFFKAVNKAIERLRLGTAQAVLAVAPSVEAPHTAESATLTVKADKRIYKIPLASIFFIEGLGDYVIIHTAKGKITSHDTMKRLEAELRRPDFLRIHKSYIIAVAKVEYIEGNAVKVGDELIPVGKSYRDEVLPLLER
- the yihA gene encoding ribosome biogenesis GTP-binding protein YihA/YsxC encodes the protein MQVKSAVFVKSAEKASQCPPQTLPEFAFIGRSNVGKSSLINYITNQKGLAKVSGTPGKTKLINYFLVNDGWYLVDLPGYGYAKASKGVRQGFAEIITKYLESRDELTCLFVLVDSRLEPQKIDVDFITLLGNHGIPFAIVFTKIDKIGVEVLRDNIRCYSEKLLESWEELPPMLYTSSSKRKGADELLTYIDDCIELVNTNK
- a CDS encoding HAD family hydrolase, with the protein product MPVKVIAFDADDTLWVNEPYFQETEMKFIGLLDHLLKPHEISRELLKTESDNIPLYGYGVKAFTLSMIETALRISNGTLDAETIARIISLGKEQLNHEVELLEGVEETLKALHGQYRLVVATKGDLLDQERKLRKSGIEGYFHHVEIMSEKAPSDYLKLLKHLDVQPEEFLMVGNSLKSDIIPVIKLGGYGIHIPFHTHWSLDKTDVKVDSPRFREVASILEAKEAIANL
- a CDS encoding sensor histidine kinase, encoding MEKVVCFARQHGLVIAAHLLLMTLLLIVSSFQKFILLFAVSTIVPIYYNHFKLIPRLLNRRQLWGYIGSVVLMLIAYYALIYIVIAISFHMGETFGVTKYRPQGYFDSIFFGMTTSLTMLLIIMGLVTSIIRLMADSMAVAEMRERLSSVQSEKVAAELTGLKSQINPHFFFNALNSIYALSLDASPQTPTYILKLSGLMRYVLYECNQPFVPLSKEVDFLRSYIDLQEIRLSEGNRVLFDVQVEDDQQPIAPLLFLPLVENCFKHGLCGGANATIRVVLHADGGTVRFYTENPCNPAVTTKGDKERSRIGLSNVVKRLQLIYPGRHTASYQATDRIFTSEITIQP
- a CDS encoding ABC transporter permease, with the protein product MRTALQQFGAAFKAETIKSKGTAAYWLTYIGPFFILLIFLLGFYFKGHHLLPPKVDPWLPFIAKIWDAAAMVFLPMYLILLASQLLNLEHKNATWRLAYTLPYSKHIIFWSKMAMLFTLNLSAHLLTMLLTIAAGMLLAFIKPDLGFILSAIPWQHCAALTAKVLVCSFGILSVYYFVCFEIKNQVKSMGIGISLFIVVTIVAGWKYAFLIPTYYPMVSGMSYYKIVAAHEPLFAAKELITVGGYFVLFSLAAWYRACTKRMAV